A single genomic interval of Agromyces cerinus harbors:
- a CDS encoding class I SAM-dependent RNA methyltransferase, with the protein MPENRRPRRSGGRKPSRSPRPAPKPPATDGPVIELEVERVAHGGVFVARHEGRVVFVADAIPGERVAARVSDQGKEKFWRAETVEVLDASPDRREHVWAEASVDRAPELRPGGAEFGHITMARQRGLKGEVLREALSRMAGVEVDVEVDPVDPALAPGVSSDDGTGWRTRMRLHVGPDGRVGPYAARSHSIVPVASVPLAVPELAALAPLGDRFPGAAAIDLVAPSAGDPAIVMVEGERPARGVRPTIEERVGERSFQLDRDGFWQVHRGAAATLTRAVQELIDGDLFDPRAANHDLYGGVGLLAAAVGDRFGETVRITTVESDARATEHAGANLSEWLGARAVTARVDRYLAELEAESSTAERARLRDATIVLDPPRSGAGREVVERLAELRPRQLVYVACDPVAFARDVGLFRERGYELDELRAYDLFPNTHHVEAVARLRAIV; encoded by the coding sequence ATGCCAGAGAACCGTCGCCCCCGTCGAAGCGGTGGGCGCAAGCCCTCGCGATCGCCCCGCCCCGCCCCGAAGCCGCCGGCCACCGACGGCCCCGTCATCGAGCTCGAGGTCGAGCGCGTCGCGCACGGCGGCGTGTTCGTGGCCCGGCACGAGGGACGCGTCGTGTTCGTCGCCGACGCGATCCCGGGGGAGCGGGTCGCCGCTCGGGTCAGCGACCAGGGCAAGGAGAAGTTCTGGCGCGCGGAGACCGTGGAGGTGCTCGATGCATCGCCCGACCGCCGCGAGCACGTGTGGGCGGAGGCATCCGTCGACCGTGCGCCCGAACTGCGGCCCGGCGGTGCCGAGTTCGGCCACATCACCATGGCGCGGCAGCGCGGCCTGAAGGGCGAGGTGCTGCGCGAGGCGCTCTCCCGCATGGCGGGCGTCGAGGTCGACGTCGAGGTCGACCCGGTCGATCCCGCCCTCGCCCCGGGCGTCTCGAGCGACGACGGCACCGGTTGGCGCACGCGGATGCGCCTGCACGTCGGCCCAGACGGCCGTGTCGGACCGTACGCGGCCCGCAGCCACTCGATCGTGCCCGTGGCATCCGTTCCCCTCGCCGTGCCCGAACTGGCCGCTCTCGCGCCGCTCGGCGACCGCTTCCCGGGTGCCGCCGCGATCGATCTGGTCGCCCCGAGCGCTGGCGACCCCGCGATCGTCATGGTCGAGGGCGAACGCCCAGCCCGCGGCGTGCGGCCGACGATCGAGGAGCGCGTGGGCGAGCGCAGCTTCCAGCTCGACCGCGACGGCTTCTGGCAGGTGCATCGCGGCGCGGCAGCGACGCTCACCCGGGCCGTGCAGGAGCTCATCGACGGCGACCTCTTCGACCCGCGCGCAGCCAACCACGACCTCTACGGCGGTGTCGGACTGCTCGCCGCCGCCGTCGGCGACCGCTTCGGCGAGACCGTGCGCATCACAACGGTCGAGTCCGACGCACGCGCGACCGAGCACGCCGGCGCGAACCTCTCGGAGTGGCTCGGTGCCCGCGCCGTGACCGCACGCGTCGACCGGTACCTCGCAGAGCTCGAGGCGGAGTCGAGCACCGCCGAGCGTGCGCGCCTCCGCGACGCGACGATCGTGCTCGATCCGCCGCGCTCCGGCGCTGGGCGCGAGGTCGTCGAACGGCTCGCGGAGCTGCGGCCGCGGCAGCTCGTCTACGTCGCCTGCGACCCGGTCGCGTTCGCCCGCGACGTCGGCCTCTTCCGCGAACGCGGCTACGAGCTCGACGAGCTGCGCGCCTACGACCTCTTCCCGAACACCCACCACGTCGAGGCAGTCGCCCGCCTCCGCGCTATCGTGTGA
- a CDS encoding response regulator transcription factor produces the protein MEEGDVGAAPPTRASDAAATVAIVDDHEAVRLGLRAACRDAGYDVVVDAASVPELLEGLAGRACDVVVLDLSLGDGSSVTENVRAVLATGSAVLVHSIADRVAAVRESLAAGAAGVIPKASPMSAVISAIATVARGEVLNNVEWASAIEADRDFAKAQLGRREHDVLHLYASGLPLKLVAAQLGIAHSTAREYLDRVRAKYIEVGRPAPTKVDLLRRAVEDGILPGLDDGGDARR, from the coding sequence GTGGAAGAGGGGGACGTCGGGGCTGCGCCGCCGACACGAGCATCGGATGCAGCGGCGACGGTCGCGATCGTCGACGACCACGAAGCGGTGCGACTCGGCCTGCGCGCGGCGTGCCGCGACGCGGGCTACGACGTGGTGGTCGACGCCGCGAGCGTGCCGGAGCTGCTCGAGGGCCTCGCCGGTCGCGCGTGCGACGTGGTCGTGCTCGACCTCTCGCTCGGCGACGGTTCCTCGGTGACCGAGAACGTGCGGGCCGTGCTCGCCACCGGCAGCGCCGTGCTCGTGCACAGCATCGCCGATCGCGTCGCGGCGGTGCGCGAGTCGCTCGCGGCAGGTGCCGCCGGCGTGATCCCGAAGGCCTCGCCGATGTCCGCGGTGATCAGCGCGATCGCCACGGTCGCCAGGGGCGAGGTGCTCAACAACGTCGAGTGGGCGAGCGCCATCGAGGCCGATCGCGACTTCGCGAAGGCACAGCTCGGTCGCCGCGAGCACGACGTGCTGCACCTGTACGCGTCGGGGCTCCCGCTGAAGCTCGTCGCGGCCCAGCTCGGCATCGCGCACTCGACGGCCCGCGAGTACCTCGACCGCGTTCGGGCGAAGTACATCGAGGTCGGCCGCCCTGCGCCGACGAAGGTCGACCTGCTGCGCCGTGCCGTCGAAGACGGGATCCTCCCCGGACTCGACGATGGTGGAGATGCCCGCCGTTGA
- a CDS encoding sensor histidine kinase yields the protein MPAVDWRVTRLSRRRSTVTRAQVETVVGRALGLFGLVFGAQTVPMALVQAGALMPGAGAALMAVMYGAIVGLAVATVTKVAVRTACLAFALLYALALVAWPFLVDDPGALDGAAPWLYYLCTVATTAAVVAVPPAWAAVYTLVVPAGYGVIRLLPSGGDAGPLLAVLDAMYAVVLGVVVLVIVTMLRQAAGAVDGAQEAALERYDVAARLHANEIERVKVDALVHDSVLTTLLSAAAATTPDQQQLAARMARDAVQRLDEAGATGPRALDRVGLPVLVRRLRAALTTFTTPFTVRVVNAGGVELPVEAVEALYAAAVQAMVNSLQHADEPGLSTRRELRIRGVRAGGCVIEIADSGRGFIIEQVPAERLGLRVSIEERMVNAGGAAHVESRIGHGTTVTLAWPQGAGGGA from the coding sequence ATGCCCGCCGTTGACTGGCGGGTGACGCGACTCTCGCGTCGCCGCTCCACGGTGACCCGGGCCCAGGTCGAGACCGTCGTGGGCCGTGCGCTCGGCCTGTTCGGGCTCGTGTTCGGAGCCCAGACCGTGCCGATGGCGCTCGTGCAGGCCGGCGCGCTCATGCCCGGCGCAGGTGCCGCGCTCATGGCGGTGATGTACGGCGCGATCGTCGGCCTCGCGGTCGCGACCGTCACGAAGGTCGCGGTGCGCACCGCGTGCCTCGCCTTCGCGCTGCTGTACGCGCTCGCACTCGTGGCATGGCCGTTCCTCGTCGACGATCCGGGGGCCCTCGACGGTGCCGCGCCGTGGCTGTACTACCTGTGCACCGTCGCGACCACGGCAGCGGTCGTCGCGGTACCGCCGGCCTGGGCGGCCGTGTACACGCTCGTCGTTCCGGCGGGGTACGGGGTGATCCGACTCCTGCCGTCCGGTGGCGACGCCGGACCGCTGCTCGCGGTGCTCGACGCGATGTACGCGGTCGTGCTGGGCGTCGTCGTGCTCGTCATCGTGACGATGCTGCGCCAGGCCGCCGGAGCGGTCGACGGCGCGCAGGAGGCGGCCCTGGAACGCTACGACGTGGCCGCGCGCCTGCATGCGAACGAGATCGAGCGGGTCAAGGTCGACGCGCTCGTGCACGACAGCGTGCTGACCACCCTGCTCTCCGCTGCGGCGGCGACGACGCCCGACCAGCAGCAGCTCGCGGCGCGGATGGCCCGCGACGCCGTGCAGCGACTCGACGAGGCAGGCGCCACCGGGCCCCGGGCGCTCGACCGGGTCGGGCTTCCCGTGCTGGTGCGGCGGCTGCGCGCCGCGCTCACGACGTTCACCACGCCGTTCACGGTGCGCGTCGTGAACGCCGGCGGAGTCGAGTTGCCGGTCGAGGCCGTCGAGGCCCTGTACGCGGCGGCCGTGCAGGCCATGGTCAACAGCCTGCAACACGCCGACGAGCCGGGCCTGTCCACGAGACGCGAGCTCCGCATCAGGGGCGTGCGCGCAGGCGGCTGCGTCATCGAGATTGCCGACAGCGGCCGCGGGTTCATCATCGAGCAGGTGCCCGCCGAGCGCCTCGGCCTGCGCGTCTCGATCGAGGAGCGAATGGTCAACGCGGGCGGTGCCGCGCACGTCGAGTCGCGCATCGGACACGGGACGACGGTCACCCTGGCGTGGCCGCAGGGGGCGGGTGGCGGCGCATGA
- a CDS encoding acyl-CoA carboxylase subunit epsilon — translation MSDDIDERADALRFETRVVTPEDAAAVTAVLLSALDEQTAAEASVDPGRSAWVRSGGAMRRPLEVGPGRWARAGA, via the coding sequence ATGAGCGACGACATCGACGAACGCGCTGACGCGCTGCGCTTCGAGACCCGAGTGGTCACCCCTGAAGACGCCGCAGCGGTCACCGCCGTGCTGCTCTCTGCCCTCGACGAGCAGACGGCGGCCGAGGCATCCGTCGACCCGGGCCGCAGCGCCTGGGTCCGCAGCGGTGGCGCCATGCGCCGGCCGCTTGAGGTCGGGCCCGGCCGCTGGGCGCGCGCCGGAGCCTGA
- a CDS encoding acyl-CoA carboxylase subunit beta, which yields MTEATDGPNLSTTAGKLADLKLRYHEAVTASGEAAIEKQHAKGKMTARERIAELLDPGSFVELDEFVRHRTHAFGMEGKRPYGDAVVTGTGTIHGRQVAVYSQDFTIFGGSLGEVAGEKIIKVMELALKTGVPIIGILDSGGARIQEGVVALGKYGEIFRRNTQASGVIPQISIVCGPAAGGAVYSPALTDFVIMVDKTSQMFVTGPDVIKTVTGEDVGMEELGGALTHNTVSGVAHYLASDESDALDYARTLISFLPDNNMTDAPVYDAEVELEITDEDRRLNTVIPDSPNQPYDMHSVIEGIVDHGDFLEVQPLFAPNIVVGFARIEGRSVGIIANQPSQMAGTLNIAAGEKASRFVRFCDAFSIPILTLVDVPGYLPGTDQEWTGVIRRGAKLLYAYAEATVPLVTVITRKAYGGAYIVMGSKQLGADINLAWPTAEIAVMGGQGAVNILYRGEIKRAEEAGEDVAAVRTKLANEYTYNVASPFLAAERGELDGVIEPAATRVAVVKALRALRTKRASLPAKKHGNIPL from the coding sequence GTGACCGAAGCGACTGACGGCCCCAACCTCTCCACGACCGCCGGCAAGCTCGCCGACCTCAAGCTGCGCTACCACGAAGCCGTGACGGCGTCGGGTGAGGCGGCGATCGAGAAGCAGCATGCCAAGGGCAAGATGACAGCGCGCGAGCGCATCGCCGAGCTGCTCGACCCAGGCTCGTTCGTCGAGCTCGACGAGTTCGTGCGGCACCGCACGCACGCGTTCGGCATGGAGGGCAAGCGCCCCTACGGCGACGCCGTCGTCACGGGCACCGGCACCATCCACGGCCGCCAGGTGGCCGTGTACTCGCAGGACTTCACGATCTTCGGCGGCTCGCTCGGCGAGGTCGCAGGCGAGAAGATCATCAAGGTCATGGAGCTCGCGCTGAAGACGGGGGTGCCGATCATCGGCATCCTCGACTCGGGCGGAGCCCGCATCCAGGAGGGCGTCGTCGCCCTCGGCAAGTACGGCGAGATCTTCCGCCGCAACACCCAGGCGTCGGGCGTCATCCCGCAGATCTCGATCGTCTGCGGCCCTGCCGCCGGCGGCGCGGTGTACTCCCCCGCCCTCACCGACTTCGTGATCATGGTCGACAAGACCAGCCAGATGTTCGTCACCGGACCCGACGTCATCAAGACCGTCACGGGCGAGGACGTCGGCATGGAGGAGCTCGGCGGCGCGCTCACCCACAACACCGTCTCGGGCGTCGCCCACTACCTCGCGAGCGACGAGTCCGACGCGCTCGACTACGCGCGCACCCTCATCTCGTTCCTTCCCGACAACAACATGACGGATGCCCCGGTGTACGACGCCGAGGTCGAACTCGAGATCACCGACGAAGACCGGCGCCTGAACACCGTCATCCCCGATTCGCCGAACCAGCCCTACGACATGCACTCGGTCATCGAGGGCATCGTCGACCACGGGGACTTCCTCGAGGTGCAGCCCCTCTTCGCCCCGAACATCGTCGTGGGCTTCGCCCGCATCGAGGGTCGCTCGGTCGGCATCATCGCCAACCAGCCGAGCCAGATGGCGGGCACGCTGAACATCGCGGCCGGCGAGAAGGCCTCGCGCTTCGTGCGATTCTGCGACGCGTTCTCGATCCCGATCCTGACCCTCGTCGACGTGCCGGGTTACCTCCCGGGCACCGATCAGGAGTGGACCGGCGTCATCCGACGCGGCGCGAAGCTGCTCTACGCCTACGCCGAGGCCACCGTGCCGCTCGTCACGGTCATCACGCGCAAGGCCTACGGCGGCGCCTACATCGTCATGGGCTCCAAGCAGCTCGGCGCCGACATCAACCTCGCCTGGCCGACCGCCGAGATCGCCGTCATGGGCGGTCAGGGCGCCGTGAACATCCTCTACCGCGGTGAGATCAAGCGCGCAGAAGAGGCCGGCGAAGATGTCGCGGCCGTGCGCACGAAGCTCGCCAACGAGTACACGTACAACGTGGCCTCGCCCTTCCTCGCCGCCGAACGCGGCGAGCTCGACGGCGTGATCGAGCCCGCGGCGACCCGCGTGGCCGTCGTGAAGGCGCTCCGGGCGCTCCGCACGAAGCGCGCGAGCCTGCCGGCCAAGAAGCACGGGAACATCCCGCTGTAG
- a CDS encoding biotin--[acetyl-CoA-carboxylase] ligase translates to MDWERSRAAVLRFEFRDEVGSTNDELRAAASGPDAAEWGHGAALVTDNQTHGRGRLGRVWLAPTGKTLAISVLLRPELDGGAPLPPDAYGWIPLIAGAAMTEAVRRAVELHVPPGTAGTGGATVGSTSSPAEQEAPAASARPSRRRLRAEEAEGPDDSGGVDVELKWPNDVLVSGYKICGILSELLPDSGAVIVGAGLNLTLDEHDLPTLTSTSLLLVTGAQPDADAVLADYLATFLEMFGAFVASGADAAASGVAARVAELCGTIGSEVRVELPGDRELLGHAERLDVDGRLVVIDRENGEPWSVAAGDVTHLRY, encoded by the coding sequence ATGGATTGGGAGCGATCGCGCGCGGCGGTGCTGCGGTTCGAGTTCCGCGACGAGGTCGGATCGACGAACGACGAGCTGCGTGCAGCCGCGAGCGGTCCGGATGCCGCGGAGTGGGGCCACGGTGCCGCGCTCGTCACCGACAACCAGACGCACGGGCGAGGCCGTCTCGGCCGGGTCTGGCTGGCCCCCACGGGCAAGACCCTCGCGATCTCGGTGCTCCTGCGCCCCGAACTCGACGGCGGTGCGCCGCTGCCGCCCGACGCCTACGGCTGGATCCCGCTCATCGCAGGGGCGGCGATGACCGAGGCGGTGCGTCGCGCCGTCGAGCTGCACGTGCCGCCGGGCACGGCGGGCACCGGTGGTGCGACGGTCGGTTCGACGTCGTCGCCGGCCGAGCAGGAGGCGCCCGCGGCATCCGCGCGCCCGAGCCGTCGGCGTCTCCGTGCCGAGGAGGCCGAAGGGCCCGACGACAGCGGCGGGGTCGACGTCGAGCTCAAGTGGCCGAACGACGTGCTCGTGTCGGGGTACAAGATCTGCGGCATCCTCTCCGAACTGCTGCCGGACTCCGGGGCGGTCATCGTCGGCGCCGGCCTCAACCTCACCCTCGACGAACACGACCTGCCCACCCTGACCTCCACGTCGCTGCTCCTCGTCACCGGCGCGCAGCCCGACGCCGACGCCGTGCTCGCCGACTACCTCGCCACGTTCCTCGAGATGTTCGGCGCATTCGTGGCGTCGGGGGCGGATGCCGCGGCGAGTGGTGTGGCCGCCCGGGTCGCCGAGCTCTGCGGCACGATCGGCAGTGAGGTGCGCGTCGAACTGCCGGGCGACCGGGAACTCCTCGGGCACGCGGAGCGGCTCGACGTCGACGGCCGACTCGTCGTGATCGACCGTGAGAACGGCGAGCCGTGGTCTGTCGCCGCGGGAGACGTGACCCACCTGCGGTATTAA
- a CDS encoding PH domain-containing protein: MTPESVVPAAQPPERVVARLRRHARVLILPSILLIAVAGAAAYGASIVREAWQVLAVIGGALLIVLLGSFLPFLAWLTRRTTITTRRVIGRSGVWVRVRQEMLLSRGRDVTVRRTWGQGAFGSGDVQIDTGHEKPFVLKDVPKPALVQGALQELMGEEQSRVAERRRAEQTMLDGDTVAWGGR; encoded by the coding sequence GTGACACCCGAGTCGGTCGTGCCGGCGGCGCAGCCGCCCGAGCGCGTCGTCGCGAGGCTGCGACGGCACGCCCGAGTGCTGATCCTTCCCTCGATCCTGCTCATCGCGGTCGCCGGGGCGGCCGCCTACGGTGCGAGCATCGTCCGCGAGGCCTGGCAGGTGCTCGCGGTCATCGGCGGGGCGCTGCTCATCGTGCTGCTCGGCTCGTTCCTGCCGTTCCTCGCCTGGCTCACGCGGCGCACGACGATCACGACCCGGCGGGTCATCGGCCGAAGCGGCGTCTGGGTGCGCGTGCGGCAGGAGATGCTGCTGAGTCGAGGGCGCGACGTCACGGTGCGTCGAACCTGGGGCCAGGGCGCCTTCGGATCGGGCGACGTGCAGATCGACACGGGCCACGAGAAGCCGTTCGTGCTGAAGGACGTGCCGAAGCCCGCGCTCGTGCAGGGCGCGCTGCAGGAGCTCATGGGCGAGGAGCAATCGCGCGTCGCAGAGCGTCGGCGCGCCGAGCAGACGATGCTCGACGGCGACACCGTGGCCTGGGGCGGACGCTGA
- a CDS encoding DarT ssDNA thymidine ADP-ribosyltransferase family protein: protein MADECKHGFDDGLCAICFPPPEPEAKPAPAPVPRSARSTTTRSGRPPARVPGASRPTIASDAPRLDLKAMRIYHVTHIDNLPPILDAGALLADAAGAAPVVDLAAPHAREYRRGAAIDGTDAVVADYVPFLLTTDAHVWNAVRTATPDPRLGEDAVKRAPADFVIFVSSLTSAQAGKAEVAGTIVVSESDAAVTGAAVATEWGDVQRLLQRLHRDEEGAGLDGAELLVRECLPLDDVALIAVANEPVRDRVRAELAGAGVRARVAVYPPWFQPTAESAE from the coding sequence TTGGCCGACGAATGCAAACACGGTTTCGATGACGGCCTCTGCGCCATCTGCTTCCCCCCGCCCGAACCCGAGGCGAAGCCCGCGCCCGCCCCGGTGCCCCGATCGGCTCGGTCGACCACGACGCGCAGCGGCCGGCCCCCGGCGCGAGTGCCCGGTGCCTCGCGCCCGACGATCGCGTCGGACGCGCCGCGCCTCGACCTGAAGGCGATGCGCATCTACCACGTGACGCACATCGACAACCTGCCGCCCATCCTCGACGCCGGTGCACTGCTCGCCGACGCCGCGGGAGCGGCTCCGGTGGTCGACCTCGCCGCACCGCACGCGCGCGAGTACCGGCGCGGTGCTGCGATCGACGGCACCGATGCCGTCGTCGCCGACTATGTGCCGTTCCTGCTCACGACCGATGCGCACGTCTGGAACGCGGTGCGCACCGCGACGCCCGACCCGCGTCTCGGCGAGGATGCGGTCAAGCGCGCTCCGGCCGACTTCGTGATCTTCGTCAGCTCCCTCACGAGCGCCCAGGCCGGCAAGGCCGAGGTGGCCGGCACCATCGTCGTCAGCGAATCGGATGCCGCCGTCACCGGCGCAGCCGTCGCGACCGAGTGGGGCGACGTGCAGCGACTGCTGCAGCGTCTGCACCGCGATGAAGAGGGTGCGGGCCTCGACGGTGCCGAGTTGCTCGTGCGCGAGTGCCTTCCCCTCGATGACGTCGCGCTCATCGCCGTCGCCAACGAGCCCGTGCGCGACCGGGTGCGGGCCGAGCTCGCCGGCGCGGGCGTGCGTGCCCGCGTCGCGGTGTACCCGCCCTGGTTCCAGCCGACCGCCGAGTCCGCGGAGTAG
- a CDS encoding GtrA family protein, with protein sequence MSTRFASALERLWNGLLAYAVKFGVVGLIGLVIDVALFNLLRLGAFGEGHWAQSAIGAKTISTSVAIVFNWLGNRYWTFRNHRRRNYLREFAEYAIVSLGGMAIALGCLWISHHWLGYTTLVADNIATNVVGLGLGTAFRFVLYRYWVFGHHRADGLSNLARVEEAQRAIFEEPEGASSPTNAPTT encoded by the coding sequence GTGTCCACCCGCTTCGCGAGCGCCCTCGAACGCCTCTGGAACGGCCTGCTCGCCTACGCGGTGAAGTTCGGCGTCGTCGGCCTGATCGGCCTCGTCATCGACGTCGCGCTCTTCAACCTGCTGCGGCTCGGGGCCTTCGGCGAAGGCCACTGGGCGCAGTCGGCGATCGGGGCGAAGACGATCTCGACGAGCGTCGCCATCGTCTTCAACTGGCTGGGCAACCGCTACTGGACGTTCCGCAACCACCGCCGCCGCAACTACCTGCGCGAGTTCGCCGAGTACGCGATCGTCTCGCTCGGGGGCATGGCGATCGCGCTCGGATGTCTGTGGATCAGCCATCACTGGCTCGGATACACGACGCTCGTGGCCGACAACATCGCGACCAACGTGGTCGGTCTCGGCCTCGGAACGGCGTTCCGCTTCGTGCTCTACCGATACTGGGTCTTCGGGCACCACCGGGCCGACGGGCTCTCGAACCTGGCCCGCGTCGAAGAGGCGCAGCGCGCCATCTTCGAGGAGCCTGAGGGGGCGTCGTCGCCGACGAACGCCCCCACGACCTGA
- a CDS encoding 5-(carboxyamino)imidazole ribonucleotide synthase yields MNGVHGVRVGVIGGGQLARMMIPAAIELGVDLRVLAEAEGMSAAIAADRVGDYTDVATVLAFAREVDVVTFDHEHVPQDVLRALVDAGVPVHPGPDALRIAQDKLVMRERLSELGLPVPDWARVETASQLDDFIADHGGVAVVKTPRGGYDGKGVRVVRSAAEVAEWFATIAEDGSAGALLVEELVDFRRELAQLVARRPSGEVVAWPLVETVQVGGVCSEVIAPAPGSAGRLADVAADVAITIAEGLGVTGVLAVELFETSDERILVNELAMRPHNSGHWSMDGATTGQFEQHLRAVLDLPLGATGSRDAWSVMVNVLGGPVEGSLADRYSAALAGHPTVKVHNYGKAPRPGRKIGHVTATGDDLDAVVYEARATAAFFQD; encoded by the coding sequence GTGAACGGAGTGCATGGCGTGCGGGTCGGAGTGATCGGTGGAGGGCAGCTCGCCCGGATGATGATCCCCGCGGCGATCGAACTCGGAGTCGATCTCCGGGTGCTCGCCGAGGCCGAGGGCATGTCGGCTGCGATCGCGGCCGACCGGGTCGGCGACTACACCGACGTCGCGACCGTGCTCGCGTTCGCGCGCGAGGTCGACGTCGTCACGTTCGACCACGAGCACGTGCCGCAAGACGTGCTGCGCGCCCTCGTCGACGCCGGCGTGCCCGTGCACCCCGGCCCCGATGCACTGCGCATCGCGCAGGACAAGCTGGTGATGCGCGAGCGCCTCTCCGAACTCGGTCTTCCGGTGCCCGACTGGGCACGTGTCGAGACGGCCTCCCAGCTCGACGACTTCATCGCCGACCATGGCGGCGTGGCGGTCGTGAAGACGCCGCGCGGCGGTTACGACGGCAAGGGCGTGCGCGTCGTGCGCAGCGCCGCCGAGGTCGCCGAGTGGTTCGCCACGATCGCCGAAGACGGCAGCGCCGGAGCCCTCCTCGTCGAGGAGCTCGTCGACTTCCGCCGCGAACTCGCCCAGCTCGTGGCCCGGCGCCCCTCCGGCGAGGTCGTCGCCTGGCCGCTCGTCGAGACCGTGCAGGTCGGCGGGGTCTGCAGCGAGGTCATCGCGCCGGCGCCCGGATCGGCGGGCCGGCTGGCGGATGTCGCGGCCGATGTCGCGATCACGATCGCCGAGGGCCTCGGGGTCACCGGCGTGCTCGCCGTCGAGCTCTTCGAGACGAGCGACGAGCGGATCCTCGTCAATGAACTCGCGATGCGGCCGCACAACAGCGGCCACTGGTCGATGGACGGGGCGACCACCGGGCAGTTCGAGCAGCACCTGCGTGCGGTGCTCGACCTGCCGCTCGGCGCCACCGGCAGCCGCGACGCCTGGTCGGTCATGGTCAATGTGCTCGGCGGGCCGGTCGAAGGCTCGCTCGCCGACCGCTACTCGGCCGCGCTCGCCGGCCACCCCACCGTGAAGGTGCACAACTACGGCAAGGCGCCGCGGCCGGGTCGCAAGATCGGTCACGTCACGGCCACGGGTGACGATCTCGACGCCGTCGTCTACGAGGCCCGGGCCACTGCGGCGTTCTTCCAGGACTGA
- the purE gene encoding 5-(carboxyamino)imidazole ribonucleotide mutase, producing the protein MGSDSDWNVMQEASALLDEFGVAHEVEVVSAHRTPEKMIAYGKEAAGRGLKVIIAGAGGAAHLPGMLASVTTLPVVGVPVPLSRLDGLDSLLSIVQMPAGVPVATVSIGGAKNAGLIAVKILATADDALTTALADYATDLAALVEEKNERLKRNR; encoded by the coding sequence ATGGGTTCCGACTCCGACTGGAACGTGATGCAAGAGGCTTCCGCCCTGCTCGACGAGTTCGGCGTCGCGCACGAGGTCGAGGTCGTCTCAGCGCACCGTACGCCCGAGAAGATGATCGCCTACGGCAAGGAGGCGGCCGGGCGCGGCCTCAAGGTCATCATCGCCGGCGCCGGCGGCGCCGCGCACCTGCCCGGCATGCTCGCCTCGGTGACGACGTTGCCCGTGGTCGGCGTGCCCGTGCCGCTGTCGCGCCTCGACGGCCTCGACTCGCTGCTCTCCATCGTGCAGATGCCCGCCGGCGTGCCCGTCGCGACCGTCTCGATCGGCGGGGCCAAGAACGCCGGCCTCATCGCGGTGAAGATCCTCGCGACGGCCGATGACGCCCTCACGACGGCGCTCGCCGACTATGCGACCGACCTCGCGGCACTCGTCGAAGAGAAGAACGAACGGCTCAAGCGGAACCGATGA